In Maridesulfovibrio sp., the genomic stretch TGCCTGCCGCTTCTACCGGCTTACTTGCAGTGTGGCGCAGGTAAGCGGGAATGGAACGGTCTTCTTCAGCGTGGGCACTTCCCATCTGGCGTACGCTAGTGGCATCCTCTTTTTTGGGAGCCATGCCGCGCGGGGTAAGGTTTGGACGCTGAGGCTGGCCGAAAGACTGCTGTTCAACTGGAGCTGGTGCTGCCTGCTCGACTGCGCTGTCGATACCGGTAGCGATAACTGTAATGCGCATTTCGTCTCCGACTTCTGCGTCAAAAACAGTTCCGAAGAAGATCTGAGCTTCTTCGTGCGCTTCTTCGTAAATGATGTTTGCTGCTTCACTGACTTCGTCAATGGTCATGTCAGGAGAGCAGGTGATATTGATGAGTACGCCTTTAGCGCCTTCAATAGAAACATCTTCAAGCAGCGGACTGGTGATAGCCTTCATGGCTGCTTCACGCGCTCTGTTTTCTCCGCGTGCGATACCGGTTCCCATAAGGGCGAGACCGGAGCTGGACATAACAGCCTGTACGTCAGCGAAGTCAAGGTTGATCAGACCGTGAACGGTGATCAGATCCGCAATACCCTTGACGCCGTAGTAGAGGACTTCGTCAGCTTTTTTCAGCATTTCGGAGAAAGCTGCTTTTTTTGCGGCAAGCTGGAGCAGACGGTCATTGGGGATGGTGATAATGGAGTCAACCACTTTTTTGAGTTCCTCAATACCTTTTTCTGCCTGCAGGAGTCTGCGCTTACCTTCGAAATAGAAAGGTTTGGTTACAACGGCAACGGTCAGTGCGCCTGCTTCTTTCGCTATTTCAGCGATAACCGGAGCAGCTCCTGTTCCGGTTCCGCCACCCATGCCGGCGGTAACAAAAACCATGTCGCAGTCACTGACCAGCTCGCGGATCTGGTCGACAGATTCGAGGGCTGCGTTTTTACCCACTTCGGGGTTTGCACCGGCACCGAGACCTTTAGTCAATTTGTCGCCGAGCTGAATTTTGTATTCAGCAAGAGACTTGTTGATGTCCTGTGCATCAGTGTTGGCCACGATAAAGCGCACGCCGGAAAGCGCGGACTGGATCATGTTGTTGATAGCGTTACCGCCACCGCCACCACAACCG encodes the following:
- the ftsZ gene encoding cell division protein FtsZ, with translation MDYMEIENDGQARIKVIGCGGGGGNAINNMIQSALSGVRFIVANTDAQDINKSLAEYKIQLGDKLTKGLGAGANPEVGKNAALESVDQIRELVSDCDMVFVTAGMGGGTGTGAAPVIAEIAKEAGALTVAVVTKPFYFEGKRRLLQAEKGIEELKKVVDSIITIPNDRLLQLAAKKAAFSEMLKKADEVLYYGVKGIADLITVHGLINLDFADVQAVMSSSGLALMGTGIARGENRAREAAMKAITSPLLEDVSIEGAKGVLINITCSPDMTIDEVSEAANIIYEEAHEEAQIFFGTVFDAEVGDEMRITVIATGIDSAVEQAAPAPVEQQSFGQPQRPNLTPRGMAPKKEDATSVRQMGSAHAEEDRSIPAYLRHTASKPVEAAGSNEPIHLKPKQAANSGGEEFIFHDDDDFEVPTFIRKQAD